From the Selenomonas sp. oral taxon 920 genome, the window CTGCGCATACTCTCCGATCCTTCCGATTCCCTCGAAAATCGCCATGTCATTACCTCCGTGTAATGCAAATCCATACCATATTATTGTAATCGTCAAATCTTCCCGTCTTCAAAAGTATTCTACCGCATTTTGGACAAAAAGAAAAGCTGGTGAATGCACCAGCTTCGATTTCCTGCCGTCATTTGGTCGTCTATGCACAATATATATCAAAGATTCCGTCGTGCAGACACTAATCACCCCGCCAAGTCCCGAGGTGCTCCCTCACCAAGGCCGGCTAATCGTTCCAAAAGTGCGTGCACCGCCCCCGTCGTCCACAGCGAACGCCCGGTGCATCGTGCAGGCAGGAAATTTATGGATGTAAATTTATCATATTCCCTGCCTCATTGCAATAGCCTGTGTCTGGTTTAGAAAAAATTTTTCTCATTCTAAAAAAAGGGATTGACAAGTTGTCCCATCAAGCGCAAAATATTTACGCACATATATAATGTCACAGTGCGTGAGAACACGCAGGAATGTGACCGAGGGAAGGAAACGAGGAGGATTTTTATGGGACAGCGAATGCCCATCGGGCTGCAGCTCACAGGGCTGGTCGGCAGCGTCATCGCACTGATGATCGTGCTGCTTGCCGTCGTGCTCTATGAGTTCAAGACATCGAGTGCAGACTATCAGCATCTGCTCTCCGTCACGGTCAAGAACAGCATCACACTGCTCGAGGCGGAGGATGACTTCCATCAGGGGCTGAGCGAGCTGCGCGGCTACATCATCACGCGCGATCCGAGCCGTGCGGCGGATACGGAGAACGCACTCAAGAAGGCGGACACGAATCTCAGCACGTTTGCCGACCATGCGGTCAATGCCGATGCGAAGGCACGCGGCGAGGAACTGCGCAAGGCGGTACACGACTATACAGGGAAGACGAAGGATATCATCGATCTTTACCAGCGCAACGACATGGAGGCGGCGACGGCAGCAGCCACGGAACTCCGCAAAAAGACGGACGAGATCGACGCCCTCTTTAACAAAGCGGCAGAGATCCAGACCACCGTACAGGAGCAGCAGCTTGAGAAGCTGAACAGCAACGTCGATCACATCTTTATCATCGTGCTCGTCATCAGCATTGTCGGCATCATCGGCATCGGTGTCGCCGCCACATGGTATGCACGAAAACTTGCAGGCCGCCTCGTCAAGCTGCGCGGCGAAGTCGGAAAGCTCGGCAAGCTCGACCTCTCCTTCCAGGGCTCGCGTGCTACGTGGAACGACGAGATCGGCGATATGGCAAACGAGCTGCTCGAGATGAAGGATGCGCTTCACCACATCGTCCGCTCCATCCAGACGGAAGCGGACAATCTCTCCAAGTCAAGCAACGACCTCTCGAACTCCGTCCAGTCACAGATGCAGGTCTCCGAGAGCATCGCCCATACGATCACGGATGTCGCCTCCGATGCGGTACACAACAACACCAGCATCGGCGAGATCACATCTGCCATCGAGCAGGTCAGTGCACGCACTGAGGAGATGAGTGCAAGCGGCGTCCATGCAAACCAGACAGCAAGCGACGCCGTGGACGACGCGAACCAGGGCATGAAGTATATTCACCAACTTGTCCAGCAGAATGATACCGTCGGCGACGCCATGACGGAGATCTCGCAGGTCTCGGAGAAGCTCGTCACGGGATCCGATGCCATCAAGAACGTCGTCACAACCATTCGCGAAATCGCAGGTCAGACGAATCTCCTCGCGCTCAACGCCGCCATCGAGGCAGCGCGCGCAGGTGAGGCGGGGCGCGGCTTTGCCGTCGTCGCCGAGGAGGTCAGGAAGCTCGCCGAGCAGAGTTCTGCTGCGACGAACGAGATCGAACAGACCATCACCCATATGATCGAGAGCATCCAGGTCGCTGCAGGCGCCATCGAGAGCGCCGAGGAGAAAGTTGCGGCGAGCAAGGAGGTCACAGTGGAGACGGAGAAGAGCTTCGACTCCATCCAGAAGCGTCTCGACGAAGTCCAAAACAGCATCGCACACATCAGTCAGGCAGTCGACCACACTGCGAACGATATGCAGGATGTCGTCGGCAACGTCCAGAGCATCAGCTCTGTCGCCGAGAAGACCGGGGCAAACGCCGAGACCGTCGCTGCCGCCTCCGAGGAGCAGAGCGCAAGCCTGCACGACGTGAGCGACAATGCCGAGTCCCTCGCACAGACCGCCGCGAAGCTCAACGACATCACGTCGAAGTTTAAGCTGTAAGCTATCCTTCAAAGAACCCCGAAGTGGTCGCTTCGGGGTTTTTGCTTGCAAAAATAAAAATACTACCTATTGACAATCTCTTCCTCCCCTATTATAATCAAACACATGAATAGTTGCTCATATGTTATTTGAATAAAGGAGCGGATTTCCATGAAAAAGGCATTCAAGTTTCGTGACATCGACTGCGCCCAGTGCGCTCAGAAGATTGAGGATGCTGCGGCAAAGATCGAGGGCGTGAACAAGGTTCGCAT encodes:
- a CDS encoding methyl-accepting chemotaxis protein; the protein is MGQRMPIGLQLTGLVGSVIALMIVLLAVVLYEFKTSSADYQHLLSVTVKNSITLLEAEDDFHQGLSELRGYIITRDPSRAADTENALKKADTNLSTFADHAVNADAKARGEELRKAVHDYTGKTKDIIDLYQRNDMEAATAAATELRKKTDEIDALFNKAAEIQTTVQEQQLEKLNSNVDHIFIIVLVISIVGIIGIGVAATWYARKLAGRLVKLRGEVGKLGKLDLSFQGSRATWNDEIGDMANELLEMKDALHHIVRSIQTEADNLSKSSNDLSNSVQSQMQVSESIAHTITDVASDAVHNNTSIGEITSAIEQVSARTEEMSASGVHANQTASDAVDDANQGMKYIHQLVQQNDTVGDAMTEISQVSEKLVTGSDAIKNVVTTIREIAGQTNLLALNAAIEAARAGEAGRGFAVVAEEVRKLAEQSSAATNEIEQTITHMIESIQVAAGAIESAEEKVAASKEVTVETEKSFDSIQKRLDEVQNSIAHISQAVDHTANDMQDVVGNVQSISSVAEKTGANAETVAAASEEQSASLHDVSDNAESLAQTAAKLNDITSKFKL